A region of Penaeus chinensis breed Huanghai No. 1 chromosome 38, ASM1920278v2, whole genome shotgun sequence DNA encodes the following proteins:
- the LOC125046016 gene encoding arylalkylamine N-acetyltransferase-like 2: MGDADSLAFADLQEGDVEEVVSFMADHFYPREPLSTGLHMTYEDNKEWIHESVRDWVRSGASVVARDPHTGRVAGTILATVLTRDQSNTFEEALKSPKTKVRTLHTVLSVLEAAVDFFSRYENVDRILELAMITVSEEFSGRGVGRRLVQESETRGKKLGCQLATAQATAVPSQRLLYRLGYEDLYTMDYGTFEIAGDRVFDMDRMLGTPSAKVMARLLDEENQEQ, from the exons ATGGGCGACGCAGACAGCCTGGCGTTCGCGGACCTTCAGGAGGGCGACGTGGAGGAGGTCGTGTCCTTCATGGCGGACCACTTCTACCCGAGAGAACCGCTG AGCACGGGCCTCCACATGACCTACGAGGACAACAAGGAGTGGATCCACGAGTCGGTGCGGGACTGGGTGCGGAGCGGAGCGTCGGTGGTGGCGCGCGACCCACACACGGGGAGGGTCGCCGGCACGATCCTGGCCACCGTGCTCACCAGGGACCAGTCCAACACCTTCGAGGAGGCGCTCAAGAGTCCCAAGAccaag GTGAGGACACTGCACACTGTCCTATCCGTCTTGGAAGCTGCTGTCGACTTCTTTTCTCGCTACGAAAATGTGGACAGGATCTTGGAGCTGGCCATGATCACTGTGTCTGAAGAGTTCAGTGGCCGAGGTGTGGGCAGGAGGCTTGTGCAG GAGAGCGAGACGCGCGGCAAGAAACTCGGATGCCAGCTGGCCACGGCGCAGGCCACGGCAGTACCTTCACAACGACTACTCTACCGCCTTGGCTACGAAGACCTCTATACCATGGATTACGGCACCTTCGAGATCGCAGGCGACCGTGTCTTTGACATGGACCGTATGCTGGGCACTCCCTCCGCCAAGGTGATGGCCCGTCTCCTCGATGAAGAGAACCAAGAGCAGTAG
- the LOC125045949 gene encoding uncharacterized protein LOC125045949: protein MPDCSLTKRPATIMCDATSPEMVNALPVKEESEVSLTEDCSMGLRERRNGDTLLQTKKEEDITIKEECSYDEEHLVIVDPLLTFHCKQCKNVFATQCDLDVHMEEKHVEGEHLSCKKCSETFLKECELMLHAKLHSPEKPFTDKECHSQDELSAKTSRISSSPPRPKYRRILPRIAPPLETQDSESSFGENDHSDSEEENSTGYLDPSQSYPPEPGETNPKQKDGNGTAATASMKDLSSVSSTVGHPVWCTNTCDTRERPTIGSMKMDCQEEKPERSIPLTESQQECLVALIREKKDVVLCKSQEPKLLSIKKRVWKEITENFNSLNPGQKPRNTAQLKRALDHIKRRVKEEQSKYRRRVLANGVGPPPDPPKFTEAMMAAMEIMGQELSMNDIPFV from the exons ATGCCAGATTGTTCATTGACAAAAAGACCAGCCACCATAATGTGTGATGCAACCTCCCCTGAGATGGTGAATGCATTACCTGTCAAGGAGGAGAGTGAAGTGTCACTCACTGAGGACTGTAGcatggggttgagagagagaagaaatggagacaCACTCCTTCaaacaaagaaggaggaagatatcaCAATCAAAGAGGAATGTTCGTATGATGAGGAACATCTGGTTATTGTTGATCCTTTATTAACTTTTCATTGCAAACAGTGTAAGAATGTGTTTGCCACCCAGTGTGACTTGGATGTTCATATGGAGGAAAAGCATGTGGAAGGAGAGCATCTGAGTTGTAAGAAGTGCAGTGAAACATTTCTTAAGGAATGTGAACTGATGTTACATGCCAAACTTCACAGTCCAGAAAAGCCTTTTACTGATAAG GAATGTCACAGTCAAGATGAACTAAGTGCTAAAACGTCAAGAATCAGTAGTTCTCCGCCCAGACCGAAATACCGTAGAA TTCTCCCACGTATAGCTCCACCTCTTGAGACACAAGATAGTGAATCATCTTTTGGAGAGAATGATCATTCTGACTCAGAAGAAGAAAACTCAACAGGCTACCTAGACCCCAGTCAGAGTTACCCGCCAGAGCCTGGGGAAACAAAtcctaa ACAGAAGGATGGAAATGGGACAGCAGCCACAGCCAGCATGAAAGACCTCAGTTCAGTTTCCAGCACAGTGGGCCACCCAGTATG GTGCACCAACACGTGTGATACTCGAGAGAGGCCAACAATTGGCAGCATGAAAATGGATTGCCAAGAGGAAAAGCCTGAGCGCTCCATTCCCCTTACAGAGAGTCAGCAAGAGTGCCTTGTGGCTCTTATCCGTGAGAAAAAAGATGTGGTGCTGTGCAAGAGTCAGGAACCCAAGCTGCTTAGCATAAAGAAGCGTGTCTGGAAAGAAATTACAGAGAATTTTAACTCCTTAAACCCTGGCCAGAAGCCACGCAACACTGCTCAGCTGAAGAGAGCTTTGGATCACATAAAACGCCG TGTGAAGGAGGAGCAGTCCAAGTACCGTCGCAGAGTTCTTGCCAATGGAGTAGGTCCACCACCAGATCCTCCAAAATTTACAGAGGCGATGATGGCAGCGATGGAGATCATGGGGCAGGAATTATCAATGAATGACATCCCatttgtgtga